The proteins below are encoded in one region of Pacificitalea manganoxidans:
- a CDS encoding DUF6471 domain-containing protein — protein MNVMSKTERPDPPKPTARKDAPVNKMFEGRAKAFLRDAMRQQGVSTEQLAERLADIGVEMSAGGVANKISRGGFSAVFLFQCLEVIDFKYEKTQF, from the coding sequence ATGAACGTGATGAGCAAGACGGAACGTCCAGACCCGCCAAAACCGACCGCTAGGAAGGACGCGCCGGTCAACAAGATGTTCGAGGGGCGCGCCAAGGCTTTTCTGCGTGATGCCATGCGTCAGCAGGGTGTCTCAACAGAGCAGCTTGCCGAGCGGCTCGCTGACATAGGTGTCGAAATGAGCGCGGGCGGCGTGGCGAACAAGATAAGTCGTGGCGGGTTCAGCGCGGTTTTTTTATTTCAATGCCTGGAAGTTATTGATTTTAAGTATGAAAAAACACAGTTCTAG
- a CDS encoding Abi family protein — protein MYDKPYLPVPEQIKLLRSRGMVIEDEAKASEYLQRIGYYRLSAYWHPMRARAASGEALDTFVAGTTFKEATDLYTFDGRLRLIMLDALERLEVSLRTEIALTLGQHGPKAHRDLEHLGPSFAKPRQRGGVTLHREWLARLDQRAGVSKDRFAEHFRTKYPNDDMPVWIAVELLDFGPLSYLLSGMRNTHLAQIGSSYGSVKPNFLRSWARSLAFTRNVCAHHSRLWNKPLVNQPKISGRGIPKELSHLTARDHAGKRLYSISCVCRYMLIAANPRTSWKDRFVSHIATFPSSPRLSLASAGFPNDWLENELWM, from the coding sequence ATGTATGATAAGCCTTATCTGCCTGTGCCAGAGCAGATCAAACTTCTTCGTTCTCGCGGCATGGTAATTGAGGACGAAGCGAAGGCGTCGGAGTACCTTCAACGTATCGGCTACTATCGCCTGAGTGCATACTGGCACCCAATGAGGGCGCGAGCCGCAAGCGGTGAGGCGCTAGACACTTTCGTCGCCGGAACGACCTTCAAAGAAGCTACTGATCTGTACACCTTCGACGGGCGCTTGCGCCTGATTATGCTCGATGCTTTGGAGCGGCTTGAAGTTTCGCTTAGAACAGAAATAGCACTTACTTTGGGTCAGCACGGTCCGAAAGCGCACAGGGATCTTGAGCATCTAGGCCCATCATTTGCGAAGCCTCGACAGAGGGGCGGCGTGACTTTGCACCGTGAATGGCTTGCTAGGCTAGACCAGCGCGCTGGAGTATCAAAGGACAGGTTTGCAGAACATTTCCGCACAAAATACCCCAACGATGACATGCCAGTTTGGATTGCTGTTGAGTTGCTGGACTTCGGGCCCTTGTCATATCTTCTTTCAGGCATGAGAAACACTCATCTTGCACAAATAGGTTCCAGCTATGGTTCTGTAAAGCCTAACTTTCTTCGCTCATGGGCGCGGTCCCTCGCCTTCACTAGAAATGTTTGCGCCCATCACTCTCGGCTCTGGAACAAGCCACTAGTCAACCAACCAAAAATTTCGGGGAGGGGCATCCCTAAGGAGCTTTCTCACCTGACGGCGCGCGACCATGCCGGGAAAAGGCTATATTCTATCTCTTGCGTCTGTCGTTACATGCTTATCGCCGCAAACCCGAGAACGTCTTGGAAGGATCGCTTTGTGAGCCACATAGCAACTTTCCCTTCCTCTCCTAGACTGAGTTTGGCTTCCGCAGGATTCCCTAATGACTGGTTAGAGAACGAACTTTGGATGTAG
- a CDS encoding HGGxSTG domain-containing protein: MSTKRNRKGMGGWSAYHRSAEFRELADAALARFRARRHLLPKCGAAKKSDGAPCQNLPLENGRCRLHGGKTPKGDNWHRPRWPESNSPVASQKLHAKLEALERARRRRKARIARMSEAERTRHELWHHARPVGSKEARRAVRLERIRNTDFAKICARTPAAQTTKDPEYIAIEAEIAAVKEKLALLGDFSPPEARDELEWKVFG; the protein is encoded by the coding sequence ATGAGCACGAAAAGAAACAGAAAAGGAATGGGTGGTTGGAGCGCCTACCATCGTTCCGCCGAATTCCGCGAACTTGCGGACGCCGCACTTGCTCGGTTTCGCGCCCGGCGCCACCTCCTCCCGAAATGCGGCGCCGCTAAAAAGAGCGATGGCGCCCCGTGTCAGAATCTTCCGTTGGAAAATGGGCGCTGCCGGCTTCACGGGGGCAAGACGCCGAAAGGCGACAACTGGCATCGACCTCGGTGGCCGGAGAGCAATAGCCCTGTTGCTTCACAGAAGCTGCACGCGAAACTCGAAGCCCTTGAGCGAGCACGACGGAGAAGAAAGGCGCGCATTGCGCGAATGAGCGAAGCGGAGCGCACCCGACACGAACTCTGGCATCACGCGCGCCCGGTGGGCAGCAAAGAGGCTCGCCGGGCAGTGCGTCTAGAGCGCATACGCAACACCGATTTTGCGAAAATCTGCGCCCGTACGCCAGCAGCACAGACGACGAAAGATCCCGAGTACATCGCTATCGAAGCGGAAATCGCGGCGGTTAAAGAAAAACTGGCGTTGCTTGGAGATTTTTCTCCGCCAGAAGCCCGCGACGAACTGGAATGGAAGGTTTTCGGATGA
- a CDS encoding DUF3987 domain-containing protein translates to MKHTTPDPSQQEAIHIGHTAPTSETPGDVAAGFLKQLDPSGVHNLVALDPAQQRAPKGKTFRAGDFAAIKAWVDARAGDVNLYYTLNEVSADCADKKPRKSDIRRIRALCVDVDPRTGVNLDTVRAEIRKHLANYRNPQFTFIVDSGGGYQALLVLNTKIAANAEHIEWAESHARGLIQEMHGPNYQSDEVQNIDRLLRLPGPDNIPTPGKLAKGRQRRPARVVCQRSARSSVAEISKSIQPLVADVEPDRDDEIQAAISAIEHSGYNCVETYSELPDALRAQFDRDLAERPSLMALWREGKLASDDKSGSAYRAALSGALKRIGGYTEEDYAHLAFVWDRAVQAGDDRDSKLTPRALGRDWVNIPGEREAEDFFTKLTNSTGAASGWSEPVDIFSDTPLTQLSALPENALPPELTRWVDSESRRKGVSPAFAAAAAIATIAGSVGGGLKLLPRLRDTEWRVPCSLWVALVDNPGGGKSPIINAALKPLRELDAMRWAAAKPAVTQWEADNRGRKKSGTPKPTVPRTLVDDVTMEKLVSLSAENPRGLMQAPDELTQAFGQFGAYKSNGGGGDRSQYLRFYDGGPIYVDRVGAGARRTESALMGILAGTQPDRIGKLARDLGEDGMLQRFLFVVGDDLDRAGGEDAEPDAEALRQYRELVHFLAQQDFGSTELRMSESAFREFERARLAIRDLAHVPSASVAWQGHVAKWGATLARLVLTLHAVEMWRCHRALGFVETSCPVDERTVVRAAVLGKFLLRHAWAFYSQHFDPEPTGKETKSFAGYLLARPEIVEFSRRDAGQAQKSLRDTRKLASVMRALETLGWVRAKARDAEGPSRWEVNPELASRFSERAHWEAEDRARKRAAILRAAKARKDLLGQQCGSIESTEV, encoded by the coding sequence ATGAAACATACTACTCCGGACCCAAGCCAACAAGAGGCTATCCACATAGGGCACACTGCGCCCACTTCAGAAACGCCAGGCGACGTCGCCGCGGGCTTCCTAAAGCAGCTTGATCCGAGCGGCGTGCATAATCTCGTTGCGCTAGATCCAGCGCAACAGCGCGCGCCAAAAGGAAAAACTTTTCGCGCGGGCGATTTTGCGGCCATCAAAGCATGGGTGGATGCACGTGCCGGCGACGTAAACCTGTATTATACTCTCAACGAGGTGTCGGCTGATTGTGCCGATAAGAAGCCGAGAAAATCCGATATTCGGCGGATCCGCGCGCTGTGCGTCGACGTCGATCCGCGAACTGGCGTCAACCTGGACACCGTCCGCGCTGAAATACGAAAGCATCTCGCTAATTATAGAAATCCTCAGTTCACATTTATCGTGGACAGCGGAGGCGGCTATCAAGCCCTGTTGGTTCTGAACACCAAAATTGCCGCTAACGCAGAGCACATTGAGTGGGCAGAATCCCATGCGCGCGGGCTTATTCAAGAAATGCACGGGCCCAACTATCAAAGCGATGAAGTGCAGAACATCGACCGGCTTTTGAGGCTTCCCGGTCCAGACAACATCCCGACCCCAGGTAAACTGGCCAAGGGACGCCAGAGGCGGCCCGCACGCGTCGTCTGCCAGCGGTCTGCGCGAAGCTCCGTCGCAGAAATCAGCAAAAGTATTCAGCCTCTGGTGGCCGACGTCGAGCCAGATCGCGACGATGAGATACAAGCGGCCATTTCTGCGATCGAGCACTCGGGATACAATTGTGTCGAAACATATTCAGAGCTTCCGGACGCGCTGCGCGCGCAGTTCGACAGGGATCTAGCCGAGAGGCCTTCTCTGATGGCCCTCTGGCGAGAGGGAAAGCTGGCGAGCGACGATAAGTCAGGGTCGGCCTATCGCGCCGCTCTTTCGGGTGCGCTTAAGCGCATCGGGGGCTACACTGAAGAAGACTACGCGCACTTGGCTTTTGTATGGGACCGTGCCGTACAGGCAGGCGATGATCGCGATAGCAAGTTGACGCCTCGCGCACTTGGTCGGGATTGGGTCAATATCCCAGGCGAAAGGGAAGCCGAAGATTTCTTCACGAAATTGACGAATAGTACCGGCGCCGCGTCAGGTTGGAGCGAGCCGGTCGATATCTTCTCTGACACCCCCCTCACCCAGCTCTCCGCCCTGCCCGAAAATGCACTGCCGCCTGAGCTCACGCGGTGGGTGGACAGCGAAAGCCGCCGCAAAGGCGTGTCACCTGCATTTGCAGCAGCGGCCGCAATCGCAACGATAGCCGGATCCGTAGGAGGTGGCCTGAAGCTTCTACCCCGTTTGCGTGACACGGAATGGCGCGTGCCTTGTTCGCTTTGGGTGGCGCTGGTCGACAATCCCGGGGGCGGGAAAAGTCCCATCATAAATGCGGCACTGAAGCCGTTGCGCGAACTGGACGCCATGCGCTGGGCGGCCGCAAAGCCTGCAGTAACGCAGTGGGAGGCGGACAATCGCGGCCGAAAGAAAAGCGGCACTCCAAAGCCAACCGTACCACGAACGCTTGTCGATGACGTGACGATGGAAAAGTTGGTAAGCCTAAGCGCGGAGAACCCACGGGGGTTGATGCAGGCGCCAGACGAACTGACGCAAGCATTCGGCCAATTCGGTGCCTACAAAAGCAACGGAGGCGGCGGAGACAGGAGCCAGTACCTCCGCTTTTACGACGGGGGCCCGATCTACGTTGATCGGGTCGGCGCAGGCGCGCGACGCACCGAAAGTGCCCTGATGGGCATTCTCGCAGGCACTCAACCCGACCGGATCGGAAAACTGGCTCGCGATCTCGGCGAAGACGGAATGCTGCAACGGTTTCTGTTCGTCGTAGGGGACGACCTAGATCGAGCAGGCGGCGAAGACGCTGAACCAGATGCAGAAGCGCTGCGCCAATACCGGGAACTCGTCCATTTTTTGGCTCAGCAGGACTTCGGGAGCACCGAACTCCGCATGTCCGAGAGCGCCTTCCGAGAGTTCGAACGCGCCCGGTTGGCGATCCGCGATTTAGCGCACGTGCCGAGCGCGTCGGTCGCCTGGCAGGGTCATGTCGCAAAGTGGGGGGCAACCTTGGCGCGCTTGGTTCTAACTTTGCACGCTGTAGAAATGTGGCGCTGTCACCGAGCCTTGGGATTTGTAGAGACAAGTTGTCCGGTCGACGAAAGAACAGTTGTTCGTGCAGCCGTCCTAGGAAAGTTCCTGCTGCGGCATGCATGGGCGTTTTATAGCCAACACTTCGACCCGGAGCCCACAGGAAAAGAAACTAAAAGCTTCGCGGGCTACCTGCTGGCACGGCCAGAAATCGTCGAGTTCAGCAGGAGAGACGCCGGCCAGGCGCAAAAATCTCTACGCGACACGCGCAAATTGGCGTCGGTCATGCGCGCCCTTGAGACGCTAGGCTGGGTGCGCGCTAAAGCGCGTGACGCCGAGGGCCCATCTCGGTGGGAAGTTAATCCAGAACTTGCGTCGCGCTTCTCGGAACGGGCCCATTGGGAAGCTGAAGATCGCGCCAGAAAGCGTGCCGCGATTTTGCGTGCGGCCAAGGCCCGCAAAGATTTGCTCGGCCAGCAGTGTGGGTCGATCGAGAGTACGGAGGTGTAA
- a CDS encoding helix-turn-helix domain-containing protein codes for MSQSAHIPDLDKLPPCALLTYTQVAKLAGFSLVSIKRWAADGRGPHMTRIEGHPRFTVRDVKAWMSGENA; via the coding sequence ATGTCCCAAAGCGCTCATATTCCCGATCTGGATAAGCTGCCGCCTTGCGCGCTGCTCACCTACACTCAAGTCGCCAAATTGGCCGGTTTTTCGTTAGTGAGCATTAAGCGCTGGGCCGCCGATGGGCGGGGCCCGCACATGACCCGTATCGAAGGGCATCCGCGGTTCACCGTCCGCGACGTAAAAGCGTGGATGAGTGGCGAAAATGCGTAA
- a CDS encoding tyrosine-type recombinase/integrase: MTKSPRVRLTDANIKAAELPPGRKEAVIWDAEVRNFGLRLRENSKTYIVMYRPQGAGRGTNSKRLKIGSPATVPNVKEARNLARAALGRVAAGGDPAAERRATQQRATKSVGAMLERYDAHLARRQYVTRTDVLSLLQRRLEHLKHRDISELRGSDIAQMIERLDAADTGSKGSTFRSRLNAFLNWCTFDARVIDANPLAGYRRRRDTRAERVARTTRGRALSDAEVVAIWSAATPDTAFGRMMRFLILTGCRRNEGARLMWEMVDRKQACVKLPATFTKQARGHTVYIAPALEGVFASCAVDARGPQWVFPSPRTGQPMSGWSKIMDRNNLRGQGSSTQGKLGFVASCGVDFSLHDLRRTFRTGLSRLGIDREIAELALGHAREDLEARYNRDGCEEALRNAFAAWAGHLESAVGAKEHDVFG; the protein is encoded by the coding sequence ATGACGAAAAGCCCCCGTGTTCGGTTGACCGACGCGAACATCAAGGCGGCAGAACTTCCGCCAGGCAGAAAAGAGGCTGTTATATGGGATGCTGAAGTTCGAAATTTCGGTCTGCGCCTGCGAGAGAACAGCAAAACATACATCGTGATGTACCGCCCGCAAGGAGCAGGACGCGGCACGAACTCGAAGCGCCTAAAGATCGGATCGCCCGCCACGGTCCCTAACGTGAAAGAAGCGCGGAATCTCGCTCGCGCCGCGCTGGGCAGGGTTGCAGCAGGGGGCGACCCGGCAGCCGAAAGACGCGCAACCCAGCAACGCGCAACCAAGAGTGTGGGTGCCATGCTTGAGCGTTACGACGCGCATTTGGCCCGCCGTCAGTATGTCACCAGGACCGACGTTCTAAGCTTGCTGCAACGCCGATTGGAGCACCTGAAGCACCGCGACATTTCGGAACTCCGCGGATCCGACATCGCGCAGATGATTGAGCGTCTGGACGCAGCGGATACAGGAAGTAAGGGTAGCACATTCCGATCGCGGCTAAACGCATTCTTGAATTGGTGCACTTTCGACGCCCGCGTAATCGATGCAAATCCGTTGGCGGGCTACAGACGCCGCCGCGATACACGTGCTGAGCGGGTGGCACGGACCACACGGGGCCGCGCGCTCTCTGACGCGGAGGTCGTCGCTATCTGGTCGGCCGCCACTCCGGACACGGCCTTTGGACGCATGATGCGTTTCCTCATCCTGACGGGGTGCCGCCGAAATGAGGGCGCGCGCCTGATGTGGGAAATGGTTGATCGAAAGCAGGCATGCGTCAAGCTGCCCGCCACCTTCACCAAGCAGGCGCGAGGCCATACGGTCTATATCGCACCTGCGCTGGAGGGAGTGTTTGCCAGTTGCGCAGTCGACGCTCGAGGACCGCAATGGGTATTTCCTTCACCCCGGACCGGGCAGCCAATGAGCGGATGGTCAAAAATCATGGATCGGAACAACTTGCGTGGGCAAGGAAGCTCTACACAAGGCAAACTAGGATTCGTGGCCTCCTGTGGAGTGGACTTCTCTTTGCATGATTTGCGCCGCACATTCAGAACCGGACTTTCTCGCCTAGGCATCGATCGGGAGATTGCCGAATTGGCGCTGGGCCATGCACGAGAAGACCTCGAAGCCCGATACAACCGTGATGGCTGCGAGGAAGCGCTTCGGAACGCTTTTGCAGCGTGGGCAGGCCATTTAGAATCTGCGGTCGGGGCTAAAGAGCATGATGTTTTTGGGTAA
- a CDS encoding copper resistance system multicopper oxidase yields the protein MKHSALLRSACVTAFLGLALALPAHAGTYDVSVDSIRIDTGTFKKTGIGYNGSQTPTILRFEQGEDVTIRVKNNLRETTSIHWHGLILPFDQDGVPGISFNGIQPGETFTYRFPIEQAGTYWFHSHSGFQEPDGAYGAIVIAPKGGERIKTERDYVVQLTDKHPHSGAKIFRNLKSSADYYNRSQRTLGDLIEDSRASGFKEALKERRMWGAMRMMSTDVEDVQGFTPLINGESTQQNWTGLFKPGEKVRLRLINSSATTYFDVRVPGLKMTVVQADGNDVKPVVVDELRIAVAETYDVIVQPGQAKAYSIIGESMGRTAMVRGTLAPQEGMVGPLYQMRPQPLLTMADMGNMMGGMDMSDHDMSSMGDMADMGDMAGMDHSGHDMSAMGDMAGMDMSPNPAPAAAPATSEFYAPGSGLIPMAANGGKFLGYEDLAAAKPLYQDRAATREIEIRLTGNMERYIWSIDGVKYEDAAPIRLNYGERVRFKFVNETMMAHPMHLHGMWSILDTGKGAYDPVKHTVNIAPGTTVYTETEVDAPGAWAFHCHLSYHMAGGMFRKVIVTGGPA from the coding sequence ATGAAACATTCAGCATTGCTGCGGTCCGCCTGTGTGACCGCATTCCTTGGGCTTGCGCTGGCGCTACCGGCGCATGCGGGCACCTACGATGTCAGCGTCGACAGCATCCGCATCGATACGGGCACGTTCAAGAAGACCGGCATTGGTTATAACGGCAGCCAGACCCCCACGATCCTGCGGTTCGAGCAGGGCGAGGACGTCACCATCCGCGTGAAAAACAACCTGCGCGAGACGACCTCGATCCATTGGCACGGCTTGATCCTGCCCTTCGATCAGGACGGCGTTCCGGGTATCAGCTTCAACGGTATTCAGCCGGGCGAGACCTTTACCTACCGCTTCCCGATCGAGCAGGCGGGCACCTACTGGTTTCACAGCCATTCCGGCTTTCAGGAGCCTGACGGGGCCTACGGGGCGATCGTGATCGCGCCCAAGGGCGGCGAACGGATCAAGACCGAACGCGATTATGTGGTGCAGTTGACCGACAAGCATCCGCATAGCGGCGCCAAGATTTTCCGCAATCTCAAGTCCTCGGCGGATTACTACAACCGCTCGCAGCGGACGCTGGGCGATCTGATCGAAGATTCGCGCGCCAGCGGCTTCAAGGAGGCCCTGAAGGAGCGTCGGATGTGGGGCGCGATGCGGATGATGTCGACAGATGTCGAAGACGTTCAGGGCTTCACCCCGCTCATCAATGGCGAAAGCACGCAGCAGAACTGGACCGGGCTGTTCAAGCCGGGCGAGAAGGTTCGCCTGCGGCTCATCAACTCCTCCGCGACCACCTATTTCGATGTCCGCGTGCCGGGCCTGAAGATGACCGTGGTGCAGGCGGACGGCAATGATGTGAAGCCGGTCGTGGTGGACGAATTGCGGATCGCGGTGGCCGAAACCTATGACGTCATCGTCCAGCCGGGGCAGGCGAAAGCCTATTCCATCATCGGCGAAAGCATGGGCCGAACCGCGATGGTGCGCGGCACGCTTGCGCCGCAGGAGGGCATGGTCGGGCCGCTTTATCAGATGCGCCCGCAGCCGCTGCTGACGATGGCCGATATGGGCAACATGATGGGCGGCATGGACATGAGCGACCATGACATGAGCAGCATGGGTGACATGGCGGACATGGGTGACATGGCCGGGATGGACCATTCTGGTCACGACATGAGCGCGATGGGTGACATGGCGGGCATGGATATGAGCCCAAACCCCGCCCCGGCAGCCGCGCCTGCAACGTCTGAGTTCTATGCGCCGGGCAGCGGGTTGATCCCCATGGCGGCGAATGGCGGCAAGTTTCTGGGCTACGAGGATCTGGCCGCTGCGAAGCCGCTCTACCAGGATCGCGCCGCCACGCGTGAAATCGAGATCCGTCTGACAGGCAATATGGAGCGCTACATCTGGTCCATCGACGGCGTGAAATACGAGGACGCCGCGCCGATCCGTCTGAATTACGGGGAGCGTGTGCGCTTTAAGTTCGTCAACGAGACGATGATGGCGCACCCGATGCACCTGCATGGCATGTGGTCGATCCTCGACACCGGCAAGGGCGCCTATGATCCGGTAAAGCACACCGTGAATATCGCGCCCGGCACCACCGTTTACACGGAAACCGAAGTCGATGCGCCGGGCGCGTGGGCCTTCCATTGCCATCTTTCCTACCACATGGCCGGCGGCATGTTCCGCAAAGTGATCGTGACCGGAGGTCCGGCATGA
- a CDS encoding copper resistance protein B: MSSERNKDMQTMKKLAVIGVATAGAWLAAPAATVAEPAVWNLRTEKLEYRMSEGEGALAWDFTAMAGTDELRFVFASEGLRSDGGSFDEMENQLRLQKPVSEFFDAFVGVAASTPEDEDARYYGVVGVTGLAPQWFEVEAALFVAEHPYLSAEADYEALLTNRLILTPWLEVSMPLSDDDARDVAAGGATAELGLRLSYDLIGRSVSPYVGVSYERSYGGTADLLRAAGDDVSELSGVIGVNLNF; encoded by the coding sequence ATGAGCAGCGAACGGAACAAGGACATGCAAACCATGAAGAAACTCGCCGTCATCGGTGTGGCCACCGCAGGCGCATGGCTTGCCGCGCCCGCTGCCACCGTGGCCGAACCTGCCGTGTGGAACCTGCGCACCGAGAAGCTGGAATACCGCATGAGCGAGGGCGAGGGCGCTCTGGCGTGGGACTTTACCGCGATGGCGGGCACGGACGAGCTGCGCTTTGTCTTTGCAAGCGAGGGTCTGCGCTCGGACGGCGGCAGCTTCGACGAGATGGAGAACCAGCTGCGCCTGCAAAAGCCGGTCAGTGAATTCTTCGATGCCTTCGTCGGGGTGGCGGCCTCCACGCCGGAGGATGAGGACGCACGCTATTACGGGGTTGTCGGTGTGACCGGGCTTGCCCCCCAATGGTTCGAAGTCGAAGCCGCGCTTTTTGTGGCGGAGCATCCCTATCTGAGCGCCGAGGCCGACTATGAGGCGCTGCTCACCAATCGGCTGATCCTGACCCCGTGGCTGGAGGTGAGCATGCCGCTGTCCGACGACGACGCGCGCGATGTCGCAGCGGGCGGCGCGACCGCCGAACTGGGGCTGCGGCTTAGCTACGATCTGATCGGGCGCAGCGTCTCGCCTTATGTCGGGGTAAGCTACGAACGCAGCTATGGCGGCACGGCGGACCTGCTCCGCGCCGCTGGGGATGACGTCTCGGAACTGAGCGGCGTCATCGGTGTGAACCTCAATTTCTGA
- a CDS encoding copper resistance CopC family protein produces MKNFGTFQKAIALAVGLSLSASLAMAHEGKMMTMPANGATVAANTKVMHLMFDAPMKITTVTMTDPRGKTMKVKGPAANQAVKVWEGQLPRLAAGAYKIDWRGMSPDGHAMNGTFGFNVGR; encoded by the coding sequence ATGAAAAATTTCGGCACGTTCCAGAAGGCCATCGCGCTTGCGGTTGGTCTGTCTCTCTCCGCGTCGCTTGCGATGGCGCATGAGGGCAAGATGATGACCATGCCCGCCAATGGCGCGACGGTCGCCGCGAACACAAAGGTCATGCACCTGATGTTCGACGCCCCGATGAAGATTACCACGGTCACGATGACCGACCCCCGCGGCAAAACCATGAAGGTGAAGGGCCCCGCCGCCAATCAGGCGGTCAAGGTCTGGGAAGGGCAGCTGCCGCGGCTTGCCGCCGGCGCGTATAAGATCGACTGGCGCGGCATGTCGCCCGACGGTCACGCCATGAACGGCACCTTCGGCTTTAACGTGGGTCGCTGA
- a CDS encoding copper resistance D family protein — MGGALVALEPVQMVSIPVKAGMYVSVLLAAGSVINLLLLRELDTIARSRLRLLATYAALAGIVLSLANIPLRAAFLWGGFGGAFDPMMLSIVLFSPLGYSVEADVVGLTAIATLALDRRWARWVAGAGVLLVAASFAMRGHAVGDPRAVLVALFVIHVLAASFWIGGFFPLHDMVHRGAMGSARTVERFGQAALLMVGLLVLAGATLIWLLTGDPLAALTQPWGRLVAVKLMIVAVLLGLAALNKLRLTPALARTGDGRPLLRSIRWEMATFVVILLVTAFFTSLFAPEHASAAPM, encoded by the coding sequence ATGGGCGGAGCCCTTGTCGCGTTGGAGCCGGTGCAAATGGTCTCAATTCCGGTCAAGGCCGGGATGTATGTCAGTGTCCTGCTCGCGGCGGGCTCCGTCATAAATTTGCTGCTCCTGCGGGAGCTGGATACCATTGCGCGCAGCCGTTTGCGGCTGCTCGCGACCTATGCCGCGCTGGCCGGGATCGTTCTTAGCCTTGCGAATATCCCGCTGCGGGCGGCGTTTCTGTGGGGCGGCTTTGGCGGGGCGTTCGACCCGATGATGCTGAGCATCGTGCTGTTCAGCCCTCTGGGCTATTCGGTCGAGGCGGATGTTGTGGGATTGACCGCCATTGCCACCCTCGCCCTAGATCGGCGCTGGGCGCGGTGGGTGGCCGGGGCAGGGGTGCTGCTGGTCGCCGCCAGTTTCGCAATGCGCGGCCACGCCGTGGGCGATCCTCGCGCCGTGCTGGTGGCATTGTTCGTCATCCATGTGTTGGCGGCGAGCTTCTGGATCGGTGGGTTTTTCCCGTTGCATGACATGGTGCACAGAGGCGCCATGGGCTCGGCCCGTACGGTGGAGCGGTTCGGTCAGGCGGCTCTGCTGATGGTGGGACTGCTGGTGCTGGCGGGGGCCACGCTGATCTGGCTGCTGACCGGAGATCCTCTTGCAGCCCTGACGCAGCCTTGGGGCAGATTGGTCGCGGTGAAGCTGATGATCGTCGCCGTTCTGCTGGGCCTTGCGGCCCTGAACAAGCTACGGCTGACACCGGCATTGGCGCGAACAGGCGATGGCCGCCCGCTGCTGCGCTCGATCCGCTGGGAAATGGCGACCTTTGTAGTGATCCTGTTGGTCACGGCGTTTTTCACCTCGCTGTTCGCGCCCGAACACGCCAGCGCCGCGCCGATGTGA
- a CDS encoding YqaA family protein, translating to MSYLTLFLAALIAATVLPMQSEVVLAYQLTDPSLSVPLLLSVATFGNVLGSTVNWIAGRFLRQFQDRRWFPVKPAQLARAEAQYRRYGRWSLLLSWAPFIGDPLTVVAGVLREPLPSFLLIVTIAKAGRYLIVIALTLAWL from the coding sequence GTGTCCTATCTCACCCTGTTTCTGGCGGCGCTGATCGCCGCGACGGTACTGCCGATGCAGTCCGAGGTCGTGCTTGCCTATCAGCTGACCGATCCCAGCCTGTCGGTGCCGTTGCTGCTGAGCGTGGCGACCTTCGGCAATGTGCTGGGCTCCACCGTAAACTGGATCGCGGGGCGATTTTTGCGGCAATTTCAGGATCGGCGCTGGTTCCCGGTGAAACCGGCGCAACTGGCCCGGGCGGAGGCACAGTATCGCCGCTATGGGCGCTGGAGCCTGCTGCTGAGCTGGGCGCCGTTCATCGGGGATCCGCTGACCGTGGTGGCGGGCGTCCTGCGGGAGCCGCTGCCAAGCTTTCTGTTGATCGTGACGATCGCCAAGGCCGGACGCTACCTGATCGTGATCGCGCTGACGCTGGCGTGGTTGTGA